Proteins encoded within one genomic window of Triticum aestivum cultivar Chinese Spring chromosome 2D, IWGSC CS RefSeq v2.1, whole genome shotgun sequence:
- the LOC123052132 gene encoding uncharacterized protein isoform X2, with protein MKAVAGHQYHGVHPPSPTPATKISIPVSAGGGAEAALLGKGRYKAWTLAAIALLALWSMFAASVTLRWSSGDLAAAPWDLSSPLLDDLDPLEMEEREKLVRRMWDLYTRTGDHVWLPRFWQEAFEAAYEELAGDDTPASDAAVSEIARMAIHRPELEQAETVHCDHLEKWRPKPPG; from the exons ATGAAGGCCGTCGCCGGCCACCAGTACCACGGCGTCCACCCACCGTCGCCGACGCCGGCGACTAAGATCTCCATTCCTGTCTCCGCCGGCGGGGGCGCGGAGGCGGCGCTGCTCGGGAAGGGGCGGTACAAGGCATGGACCCTCGCCGCCATCGCCCTCCTCGCGCTCTGGTCCATGTTCGCCGCCTCCGTCACCCTCCGCTGGTCCTCCGGCGACCTTGCCGCCGCCCCCTGGGACTTGAGTAGTCCCCTCCTCGACGACCTCGACCCGCTC GAGATGGAGGAAAGGGAGAAACTAGTGCGCCGGATGTGGGACTTGTACACGCGCACTGGTGATCATGTATGGCTTCCGCGGTTCTGGCAAGAAGCATTTGAGGCTGCATATGAGGAGCTTGCTGGTGATGATACGCCTGCAAGTGACGCAGCTGTATCGGAGATTGCTCGCATGGCAATTCACAGGCCTGAGCTTGAGCAGGCAG AAACAGTACACTGTGACCATTTGGAGAAGTGGAGGCCCAAGCCTCCAGGGTGA
- the LOC123052132 gene encoding uncharacterized protein isoform X1 — protein sequence MKAVAGHQYHGVHPPSPTPATKISIPVSAGGGAEAALLGKGRYKAWTLAAIALLALWSMFAASVTLRWSSGDLAAAPWDLSSPLLDDLDPLEMEEREKLVRRMWDLYTRTGDHVWLPRFWQEAFEAAYEELAGDDTPASDAAVSEIARMAIHRPELEQAGNNN from the exons ATGAAGGCCGTCGCCGGCCACCAGTACCACGGCGTCCACCCACCGTCGCCGACGCCGGCGACTAAGATCTCCATTCCTGTCTCCGCCGGCGGGGGCGCGGAGGCGGCGCTGCTCGGGAAGGGGCGGTACAAGGCATGGACCCTCGCCGCCATCGCCCTCCTCGCGCTCTGGTCCATGTTCGCCGCCTCCGTCACCCTCCGCTGGTCCTCCGGCGACCTTGCCGCCGCCCCCTGGGACTTGAGTAGTCCCCTCCTCGACGACCTCGACCCGCTC GAGATGGAGGAAAGGGAGAAACTAGTGCGCCGGATGTGGGACTTGTACACGCGCACTGGTGATCATGTATGGCTTCCGCGGTTCTGGCAAGAAGCATTTGAGGCTGCATATGAGGAGCTTGCTGGTGATGATACGCCTGCAAGTGACGCAGCTGTATCGGAGATTGCTCGCATGGCAATTCACAGGCCTGAGCTTGAGCAGGCAGGTAATAATAATTAG
- the LOC123052130 gene encoding pectinesterase QRT1 → MAAAAAGKRPSCAVVLGLLLAAVSAAGAEFITWEDLTMPAVARLIRGAPVDVKSAAAGRGGVGVSTIVVSQDGTGHSRTVQGAVDMVPAGNTRRVKILVRPGVYREKVTVPITKPFVSLIGMGTGRTVITWNARASDIDATGHQVGTFYSASFAIEADYFCASHITFENSAPAAPPGAVGMQAVALRLSGDKTMLYRCRILGTQDTLFDNIGRHYLYNCDIQGSIDFIFGNARSLYQGCALHAVATSYGAIAASQRSSASDESGFSFVGCRLTGSGMLYLGRAWGRYARVVYAFCDLGGIVVPQGWSDWGDRARTKTVMFGEYKCKGPGASSRQRVPWSRALTYEEARPFLGRDFINGEQWLRL, encoded by the exons ATGGCCGCCGCCGCGGCGGGCAAGCGGCCCAGCTGCGCCGTCGTGCTGGGCTTGCTGCTGGCGGCCGTGTCGGCCGCCGGCGCCGAGTTCATCACGTGGGAGGACCTGACCATGCCGGCCGTGGCGAGGCTCATCCGCGGCGCGCCCGTGGACGTCaagtcggcggcggcgggccgCGGGGGCGTGGGCGTGAGCACGATCGTGGTGTCGCAGGACGGGACGGGGCACTCGCGGACCGTGCAGGGCGCCGTCGACATGGTGCCCGCCGGGAACACGCGGCGGGTCAAGATCCTCGTCAGGCCCGGGGTGTACAG GGAGAAGGTGACGGTGCCGATCACGAAGCCGTTCGTGTCGCTGATCGGCATGGGGACCGGGCGCACGGTGATCACATGGAACGCGCGGGCGTCGGACATCGACGCGACGGGGCACCAGGTCGGCACCTTCTACTCCGCCTCCTTCGCCATCGAGGCCGACTACTTCTGCGCAAGCCACATCACCTTCGAG AACTCGGCGCCGGCCGCGCCGCCGGGAGCGGTGGGGATGCAGGCGGTGGCGCTGCGGCTGTCCGGCGACAAGACCATGCTGTACAGGTGCAGGATACTGGGGACCCAGGACACGCTCTTCGACAACATCGGGAGGCACTACTTGTACAACTGCGACATCCAGGGCTCCATCGATTTCATTTTCGGGAACGCGAGGTCCCTGTACCAG GGCTGCGCGCTGCACGCGGTGGCGACGAGCTACGGCGCGATCGCGGCGTCGCAGCGGAGCTCGGCGTCGGACGAGTCGGGGTTCTCGTTCGTGGGGTGCCGGCTGACCGGCTCCGGCATGCTGTACCTGGGCAGGGCGTGGGGCAGGTACGCCCGGGTGGTGTACGCTTTCTGCGACCTCGGCGGCATCGTCGTGCCCCAGGGCTGGAGCGACTGGGGCGACCGCGCCAGGACCAA gaCGGTGATGTTCGGGGAGTACAAGTGCAAGGGGCCCGGGGCGAGCTCGCGGCAGCGGGTGCCGTGGTCGCGGGCGCTCACCTACGAGGAGGCGCGCCCCTTCCTCGGCCGGGACTTCATCAACGGCGAGCAGTGGCTCCGGTTGTAG